One genomic segment of Macaca fascicularis isolate 582-1 chromosome 19, T2T-MFA8v1.1 includes these proteins:
- the LOC102127469 gene encoding uncharacterized protein isoform X7 yields the protein MAVIDLSHEWEIQPRIKGSSLQQGFLKNPIFNGIQMQTRNYSGWKLCENCGEVFSEQFCLKTQMRAQNGGNTSEDNCYGNDVLSVHKEASIGQELSKFNPCGKFFTLTPGLAVHLGILNARQPYKCKECIKGFKYFVSLDNHTGIHIGQKLCEFQECGRAITPSSHLKQCVTVHTGKKSKKTKNCGKSSTNFSQLSAHVKTHKGEKSFECKECGRSFRNSSSFNVHVQIHTGIKPHKCTECGKAFTRSTHLTQHVRTHTGIKPYECKECGQAFTQYTGLAIHIRNHTGEKPYQCKECGKAFNRSSTLTQHRRIHTGEKPYECVECGKTFITSDHSKHLKTHSGERPFVCKIRGKAFMYSSPLNVHLRTHTGEKPFICKECGKAFAVSSHLSRLEMKEFTLGRHPMKVRV from the coding sequence CAGACAAGAAACTACAGTGGATGGAAACTCTGTGAGAATTGTGGAGAGGTCTTCAGTGAACAGTTTTGCCTTAAGACACAGATGAGAGCTCAAAATGGAGGGAACACTTCTGAGGATAATTGTTATGGAAATGACGTCCTCAGTGTGCACAAGGAAGCCTCTATTGGACAGGAACTTTCCAAATTTAATCCATGTGGAAAATTCTTCACCTTAACTCCAGGCCTTGCTGTACATCTTGGAATTCTCAATGCAAGACAACCATACAAATGTAAGGAATGTATAAAAGGCTTTAAGTATTTTGTGAGCCTTGATAATCACACGGGAATCCACATTGGACAGAAACTCTGTGAATTTCAGGAATGTGGGAGAGCCATCACACCTTCCTCACACCTAAAGCAGTGTGTAACAGTTCATACTGGAAAGAAATCTAAAAAGACTAAGAATTGTGGGAAATCCTCTACTAATTTTTCTCAACTTTCTGCACATGTGAAAACTCATAAAGGAGAGAAGTCCtttgaatgtaaagaatgtggaagATCCTTTAGAAATTCCTCATCCTTTAATGTTCATGTTCAGATTCACACTGGAATAAAACCACACAAATGTacagaatgtgggaaagccttcactAGATCAACTCACCTTACTCAACATGTAAGAACTCACACTGGAataaaaccctatgaatgtaaggaatgtggccAAGCCTTCACTCAATACACAGGCCTTGCTATACACATACGAaatcacactggagagaaaccctatcagtgtaaggaatgtggaaaagccttcaatAGATCTTCAACGCTTACTCAACATAGAAGAATTCACACAGGAGAGAAGCCTTATGAATGTGTTGAATGTGGGAAGACCTTCATTACTTCTGATCATAGTAAACATTTGAAAACTCACAGTGGAGAAAGGCCCTTTGTATGCAAGATACGTGGTAAAGCATTTATGTATTCCTCACCCCTTAATGTTCACCTGCGAACTCATACCGGAGAGAAACCCTTCAtatgtaaagaatgtgggaaagcaTTTGCTGTTTCGTCACACCTAAGTAGACTTGAAATGAAAGAATTTACACTGGGGAGACACCCTATGAAAGTAAGGGTATGA
- the LOC102127469 gene encoding uncharacterized protein isoform X4 has translation MAVIDLSHEWEIQPRIKGSSLQQGFLKNPIFNGIQMSQWHKILAKDPSFNLEETKKQTRNYSGWKLCENCGEVFSEQFCLKTQMRAQNGGNTSEDNCYGNDVLSVHKEASIGQELSKFNPCGKFFTLTPGLAVHLGILNARQPYKCKECIKGFKYFVSLDNHTGIHIGQKLCEFQECGRAITPSSHLKQCVTVHTGKKSKKTKNCGKSSTNFSQLSAHVKTHKGEKSFECKECGRSFRNSSSFNVHVQIHTGIKPHKCTECGKAFTRSTHLTQHVRTHTGIKPYECKECGQAFTQYTGLAIHIRNHTGEKPYQCKECGKAFNRSSTLTQHRRIHTGEKPYECVECGKTFITSDHSKHLKTHSGERPFVCKIRGKAFMYSSPLNVHLRTHTGEKPFICKECGKAFAVSSHLSRLEMKEFTLGRHPMKVRV, from the exons agCCAGTGGCATAAAATTCTAGCAAAAGATCCATCATTCAATCTGGAAGAAACCAAGAAg CAGACAAGAAACTACAGTGGATGGAAACTCTGTGAGAATTGTGGAGAGGTCTTCAGTGAACAGTTTTGCCTTAAGACACAGATGAGAGCTCAAAATGGAGGGAACACTTCTGAGGATAATTGTTATGGAAATGACGTCCTCAGTGTGCACAAGGAAGCCTCTATTGGACAGGAACTTTCCAAATTTAATCCATGTGGAAAATTCTTCACCTTAACTCCAGGCCTTGCTGTACATCTTGGAATTCTCAATGCAAGACAACCATACAAATGTAAGGAATGTATAAAAGGCTTTAAGTATTTTGTGAGCCTTGATAATCACACGGGAATCCACATTGGACAGAAACTCTGTGAATTTCAGGAATGTGGGAGAGCCATCACACCTTCCTCACACCTAAAGCAGTGTGTAACAGTTCATACTGGAAAGAAATCTAAAAAGACTAAGAATTGTGGGAAATCCTCTACTAATTTTTCTCAACTTTCTGCACATGTGAAAACTCATAAAGGAGAGAAGTCCtttgaatgtaaagaatgtggaagATCCTTTAGAAATTCCTCATCCTTTAATGTTCATGTTCAGATTCACACTGGAATAAAACCACACAAATGTacagaatgtgggaaagccttcactAGATCAACTCACCTTACTCAACATGTAAGAACTCACACTGGAataaaaccctatgaatgtaaggaatgtggccAAGCCTTCACTCAATACACAGGCCTTGCTATACACATACGAaatcacactggagagaaaccctatcagtgtaaggaatgtggaaaagccttcaatAGATCTTCAACGCTTACTCAACATAGAAGAATTCACACAGGAGAGAAGCCTTATGAATGTGTTGAATGTGGGAAGACCTTCATTACTTCTGATCATAGTAAACATTTGAAAACTCACAGTGGAGAAAGGCCCTTTGTATGCAAGATACGTGGTAAAGCATTTATGTATTCCTCACCCCTTAATGTTCACCTGCGAACTCATACCGGAGAGAAACCCTTCAtatgtaaagaatgtgggaaagcaTTTGCTGTTTCGTCACACCTAAGTAGACTTGAAATGAAAGAATTTACACTGGGGAGACACCCTATGAAAGTAAGGGTATGA